The following proteins are encoded in a genomic region of Bacillota bacterium:
- a CDS encoding DUF554 domain-containing protein, with amino-acid sequence MIGTLVNTLAILAGTLLGAFLLPPLADGTHRRMLQAVGLGVVLIGLGQALPAGQTLVALLSTALGAAVGEWLHVHEGLERFSLWLRRVLPARMGGDGNGFITATVIFIVGPMSIVGAIQDGLRGDHSILFAKAILDGITSTLLAATMGASVGLAALAVLVYQGGIALFAAPFHAFLTTSAERALTATGGLLILAIGLNMVGATEIRVANLLPALLVAVALGALTPLLHGLGL; translated from the coding sequence GTGATCGGAACCCTGGTCAATACTCTGGCGATCCTCGCCGGCACCCTTCTTGGCGCCTTCCTCCTGCCTCCTCTGGCAGACGGAACCCACCGGCGGATGCTCCAGGCTGTCGGCCTGGGGGTGGTTCTCATCGGACTCGGCCAAGCGCTGCCCGCGGGTCAGACCCTGGTGGCCCTGCTGTCCACCGCGTTGGGCGCCGCCGTTGGAGAATGGCTCCACGTCCACGAGGGTCTCGAGCGCTTCAGCCTCTGGCTGCGCAGGGTCCTGCCCGCGAGGATGGGAGGCGACGGGAACGGCTTCATCACCGCCACCGTCATCTTCATCGTCGGCCCGATGTCCATCGTCGGTGCGATCCAGGACGGTCTCCGCGGCGACCACTCCATCCTCTTCGCCAAGGCGATCCTGGACGGTATCACCTCGACCCTTCTCGCCGCGACCATGGGGGCGAGCGTGGGCCTGGCCGCCCTGGCGGTCCTGGTCTACCAAGGAGGCATCGCGCTCTTCGCCGCGCCCTTCCACGCCTTTCTCACGACCAGCGCTGAGCGCGCCTTGACAGCGACGGGAGGCTTGCTCATTCTCGCCATCGGACTGAACATGGTGGGAGCGACAGAGATCCGGGTGGCCAACCTGTTGCCAGCCTTGCTCGTCGCCGTAGCGCTGGGCGCCTTGACACCCCTTCTGCACGG
- a CDS encoding ParB/RepB/Spo0J family partition protein: MPVNRTALGRGLQALFPEGLEQRPGEEVRLLPVGAIRANPMQPRRQMDDAKLQELVASVKEHGVLEPVIVRRAGERYELVAGERRWRAASQAGLAEIPAILRDVDDRQMLELALIENIQREELSPLDEARAYATLIHDLGLTQEEVARRVGKSRSTIANSLRLLQLPEPVAQWVERRVLSEGHARALLGVEDPAERERLAKQAVEEGWSVREVERRVRQEAGGQGRRERGGAGRVERAPAGGEQPVWQAEMEQLQDRLQDVLGSPVRIRPQAQGGTIEIRFFGLEDLERLAELMLGRSLAEDGGPGG, from the coding sequence GTGCCGGTTAACCGGACGGCGTTGGGACGGGGCCTTCAGGCGCTCTTCCCGGAGGGCCTGGAGCAGAGGCCGGGCGAGGAGGTCCGCTTGCTGCCGGTGGGGGCGATCCGGGCCAACCCGATGCAGCCGCGCCGGCAGATGGACGACGCCAAGCTGCAGGAGCTGGTCGCCTCGGTCAAGGAGCACGGCGTGCTGGAACCCGTGATCGTGCGCCGGGCCGGGGAGAGGTACGAACTGGTGGCCGGGGAGCGGCGCTGGCGGGCGGCCAGCCAGGCCGGACTGGCGGAGATCCCCGCCATCCTCCGCGATGTGGACGACCGCCAGATGCTGGAGCTCGCCCTGATCGAGAACATCCAGCGGGAGGAACTGAGCCCGCTGGACGAAGCGCGCGCCTACGCCACGCTGATCCACGACCTGGGCTTGACGCAGGAGGAAGTGGCGCGGCGGGTGGGCAAGAGCCGGTCGACCATCGCCAACTCGCTGCGTCTTCTTCAACTCCCGGAGCCGGTCGCCCAGTGGGTGGAGCGGCGGGTCTTGAGCGAGGGTCACGCTCGAGCCCTGCTGGGGGTGGAGGACCCTGCCGAGCGCGAGCGCCTGGCGAAGCAGGCGGTGGAAGAGGGCTGGAGCGTCCGCGAGGTGGAGCGCCGCGTCCGCCAGGAGGCGGGGGGCCAAGGACGGCGGGAGCGGGGCGGCGCGGGACGGGTGGAGCGGGCGCCGGCCGGCGGCGAACAGCCGGTCTGGCAGGCGGAGATGGAACAGCTGCAGGACCGTCTCCAGGACGTCCTGGGAAGCCCGGTCCGGATCCGGCCGCAGGCCCAGGGCGGGACCATCGAGATCCGCTTCTTCGGCCTGGAGGACCTGGAGCGGTTGGCGGAGCTGATGCTGGGGCGGAGTCTCGCAGAGGACGGGGGACCGGGCGGCTAG
- a CDS encoding ParA family protein: MARVIAVANQKGGVGKTTTAVNLGAGLAQLGQRVLLVDIDPQGNSTSGLGVDKEGSRPNIYDALIGQAELGASVRPTPVDGLFLVPANIDLAGAEIELVNMMARESRLRKALEKEQDAYDFVLIDCPPSLGLLTINALTAAHSVLIPIQCEYYALEGLTQLLNSVRMVRANLNEALELEGVVLTMFDGRTNLSIQVAEEVKRYFPRKVFRSVIPRNVRISEAPSHGLPVLLYDPKSRGAEVYLELAREVLERAG, from the coding sequence ATGGCCCGGGTGATCGCGGTGGCCAATCAGAAGGGCGGGGTGGGCAAGACCACGACGGCTGTGAACCTGGGCGCCGGCCTCGCGCAGCTTGGCCAGAGGGTCCTTCTGGTGGACATCGACCCGCAGGGGAACAGCACGAGCGGTCTGGGCGTGGACAAGGAAGGGAGCCGGCCCAACATCTACGACGCCCTGATCGGCCAGGCGGAGCTGGGGGCGTCCGTGCGGCCGACGCCGGTGGACGGGCTCTTCCTCGTGCCGGCCAACATCGACTTGGCCGGGGCCGAGATCGAGCTGGTCAACATGATGGCCCGGGAGTCGCGGCTCCGGAAGGCGCTGGAGAAGGAGCAGGACGCCTACGACTTCGTGCTCATCGACTGCCCGCCCTCGCTCGGGCTCCTGACCATCAACGCCCTGACGGCCGCCCACTCGGTGCTCATCCCGATCCAGTGCGAGTACTACGCCCTGGAGGGGCTCACGCAGCTCCTGAACAGCGTGCGCATGGTGCGCGCCAACCTGAACGAGGCGCTGGAGCTGGAGGGCGTGGTGCTGACCATGTTCGACGGCAGGACCAACCTGTCCATCCAGGTGGCGGAGGAAGTGAAGCGATACTTCCCCCGGAAGGTCTTCCGCAGTGTCATCCCCAGGAACGTGCGCATCAGCGAGGCGCCGAGCCACGGACTGCCTGTCCTGCTCTACGATCCGAAATCCCGGGGCGCGGAGGTCTACCTCGAGCTGGCGAGGGAGGTGCTCGAACGTGCCGGTTAA